A stretch of the Streptosporangium sp. NBC_01755 genome encodes the following:
- the ald gene encoding alanine dehydrogenase: MKIGVPAEVKNHEYRVAATPAGVYELARHGHDVYVQRGAGIGSHLGDEDYLSAGAKILDSADEVWGQAEMILKVKEPIAEEYHRMRPGQVLFTYLHLAAGRECAEALLERQVTAIAYETVQVGNTLPLLAPMSEVAGRLAPQVGAYNLMRFNGGRGVLPGGVPGVAPAKVVVIGAGVAGLNAAQIAVGMGADVTVLDLNVDRLRFIDAIYQGRLKTLVSTSYAIEKEVVTADLVIGAVLIPGAKAPTLVSNELVSSMRPGSVLVDIAIDQGGCFEDSRPTTHAEPTYRVHDSIFYCVANMPGSVANTSTYALTNATLPYAVKLAGLGWENALKQDASLALGLNTHAGRLTNEQVAIALDLPYVPISEVIAA; the protein is encoded by the coding sequence ATGAAAATCGGCGTGCCTGCCGAGGTCAAGAACCATGAGTACCGTGTCGCCGCGACCCCGGCAGGTGTGTACGAACTTGCCCGGCACGGCCACGACGTCTACGTCCAGCGCGGCGCGGGCATCGGCTCGCACCTCGGTGACGAGGACTATCTCTCCGCCGGAGCCAAGATCCTTGACTCCGCCGACGAGGTGTGGGGCCAGGCGGAGATGATCCTCAAGGTGAAGGAGCCCATCGCGGAGGAGTACCACCGCATGCGCCCCGGCCAGGTGCTCTTCACCTACCTGCACCTCGCGGCCGGCCGCGAGTGCGCCGAGGCCCTGCTGGAGCGGCAGGTCACCGCCATCGCGTACGAGACGGTCCAGGTCGGCAACACCCTGCCGCTGCTCGCCCCGATGTCCGAGGTCGCGGGCCGCCTGGCCCCGCAGGTCGGCGCCTACAACCTGATGCGCTTCAACGGCGGGCGCGGCGTGCTGCCCGGCGGCGTGCCGGGCGTGGCCCCCGCCAAGGTCGTCGTCATCGGCGCCGGCGTGGCCGGGCTCAACGCCGCGCAGATCGCGGTCGGCATGGGCGCGGACGTCACGGTCCTCGACCTCAACGTCGATCGCCTGCGCTTCATCGACGCCATCTACCAGGGCCGGCTCAAGACCCTCGTCTCGACCTCGTACGCGATCGAGAAGGAGGTCGTGACGGCCGACCTGGTCATCGGGGCCGTACTGATCCCCGGCGCCAAGGCCCCGACCCTCGTCTCCAACGAGCTGGTCTCCTCCATGAGGCCGGGCTCCGTGCTCGTCGACATCGCCATCGACCAGGGCGGCTGCTTCGAGGACTCCCGGCCGACCACGCACGCCGAGCCGACCTACCGGGTCCACGACTCGATCTTCTATTGCGTGGCCAACATGCCGGGTTCGGTCGCCAACACCTCCACCTACGCGCTGACCAACGCCACGCTGCCCTACGCGGTCAAGCTGGCCGGCCTCGGCTGGGAGAACGCGCTCAAGCAGGATGCCTCCCTCGCGCTGGGCCTCAACACCCACGCGGGACGGCTCACCAACGAGCAGGTCGCCATCGCCCTCGACCTGCCCTACGTGCCGATCTCCGAGGTCATCGCCGCCTGA